ATCCCACAAAGCAACGTGCTTAacctgacaaaataaaaaaatactttctaaTCACTGTGATGAGACTtcttacacaattttttttttgaacaaaatgAGATCTTGCAAATAACGTTCTCCAAGACGCTAGCTGGAGACCAATTGCGAAGTTTAGTCATGTGACAGTTCTGTAGAAATATATAGACGCCTTTAACACAAACATCCGACAAAATCAAACCATTATATAACCATTCAATAAAAACAGCaaagtttaaaaatatacaaGGCTTTATTCAACcatttaaatatgtacaaattctGTGAGAAGACAGACAGGAATTGATCATTtcatcaataaaacatttataaaatcttataaaacaacatttacaatACTGAAGAGGCTGTTTAACCTccttaagtctttttttttggcgTAGAAGATTGTAGTTTTTCACTTTGTGCTGCGGCCACAAATGTGGCCAAATTCACTTCACATTCAGGAAGataaaacattcacatttttttcttttaaaagtcttTCTTCAAAACGATAAAAGGTAGTTGTTGTAACATCGATGTGTGGTGCTCAGAGGCGGCGGACGTTGCGTTTGCTTCGAGCCGAGCCGGCGAGGAGTGTTTTCTGTGAGGTGGAGAAGCTCTGCAGTGTATTTCGGCACGGCGCAGAGCTGTGAAACGCTGACTGACACAGTGTGCAGAACTCAAAAGCACAGCCGCTGCGCGAGCACACAGCTTTCTTCATGGCTGCGTCGTACCGTGCTGCAAAGCCACAGAGGATGCACGGTCGTAGAGATTCATCCTGTTTGAGCGACTGGGCCACCTAGAAGACAACACCACCATTAAAATCAGCTGCAAACCACAGGCATCTAGAACTACAGTCATGTTTGTATCAGTAAATACAGACACAATCTGCTGCTCCTGGGAGATTTCTGCTTTACCTCATGAAACTGCTGGAAGCGACTTGACTTGGAGGTGTTTCGTGCTCCACCCGGCTTCTTAACGGCCTTGTGAACGGGTGTAGAGGCGACGGTCTGCATGCAGGAGAACACCACCCTGCTCAAGGTGACGTCTCGTGATAATGAGCCCGCGGAGCGACCCGAGTCCTGGAAGAAAGGGACAAACGCTATTAGAACTAGAAAATATCATCAGTCAACAATTGTAAGGTTCCCTTCTCTTTTGAACTACAAATAAGCACGCTTTTCTACCAGGgtttatgaacatttatttaagacCGAGGTAATCTTGTTTAAATGTCCAGGAAGCACACACTGCATTGCATTAGCAACACTAATGCAAGTCTGAAAAGAGTTTGTGACAGATCGCCAACTAGTGTATTtgggagaaaaaattaaatactttattcttattattctaaaACAAGAACCAATGTATGCAAATGAAGTCTGGAAAAGGAAAATCTAAAGTTTTCACACCCCATTGACAAACATGGTTCTGGTTTCAAACATAAACTTacttattcaataaaaataaaaaaaaaaagagagagagaaacctgttattttattttctctatcTCCAAATGATTTAAGGATGTTGAGAGATTCGAAATTCGCAGACAAGAATGCTGAAGTTATTGATATTTTCGCAGCGTATGCAGCATTTAATTCATGACTTTAGGAATCTGGGTCAGATTTACACCATTATGGTCTTCTTTTGTTGACAGGTGGTCTGATAATGAATTAAGGCCCACAGAAACCCTGTCTACATGAAATTCCTCAATATTTCCAGGTTCCAGAAAATTCcctctccctcatgttgttccaaacccatgagacctactttcttctgttgaacattaaAGACGGAATTTTGTAGACTGTTCGGAATCAAAAAGTTTCCGTTTCCattgcatttaaaacaattacactggttacaaacattcttcagaatatcttctttggtGTTCTACACAAGAacgtcttatgggtttggaatgacatgagagttaGTGTTTCACAGAATTGTCCTTGTTTTGTGTGGCGTGACCCTTTAAAGGTTGCACACAGATGAATTGCTCCAGTCTCTTACCCTTAACACTCTTTCTGCTTCTCTGCAGCGCCGAAGGGCCACCCGGTCTTCACAAATGATTTTGCGCCACGTCCGGCTCACTTTTCTACAGCTGCAAAAGACCAAAAAACAATCAGTCATTCCGATTCCCACAAGAGTGAGATTCAGATCAAGAAATATCAAATCTAAACCGGATGTTACCTGACCAAGTCGCAATCTCCCAGCAGGCCCAGTATCCTAGAAAGGATATGCCTCATGTCTTTCCTCAACAGGTTGTAAAGGATGTCCACAAACGGGCGTCCCATCTTCCCTCCGATCACATTATGCAGCCCGTAATTCTCAGCAACCTTATCAACGACAGTCCAGTCGTAGCTTTTACTCTTTTTAAAGCTTTGAGCCAGCTCTTTGCACACCTCCTCCTGAAACTTCAACATGGGCAGACATGGCACAGAATGACCCTCCACGACCAAAGACTGAGAGGACATGCATTTCTCTTCACTCCTCTCCAGAGAGTCCGCTCCATCCACGTCTCCGTGATCCACTCGGCTGTTTTGGAGGGAAAGGTAGCCGCTGTCCTCGTTTAGGCCACTAACGTTACTGCTGAGAATCACCTCGTCATCTGATGCCACGTCTAGAGAATGCCGCTTATTCTGGTGGTTTTCTTTATTGTGGGGGCCTTTGCTTCTGGTCTCCACAGGAGTGGAGATGTTGGGTGCTGGGGGGGATTTCCGTGGTGAAACCCTGTGGCCCTTCACCTCACCAAGGTCTGTTTCGGCTTTCTCCATGTGGCATAAAACTGTTGAATCATCACTGTAGCTGGGACACTTCATATTGAGGCTGATCCAGACACAGCAAACTAGAAGAAAAGAGAAATATGACACATTAATGCTTGCACAAATTATTGATCAATAGTAACATGAGCACAGCTTAAATCCACATAGGCCAGACTACTATTTATGATATGCAAGTTACTAACAGTACATGAGGATAAAACTGCAAATGCATTAACAAATTGCTGGCTCTTGATCTTTAACGTGTATAATAACTCGCATTATTATAAAGAATTACATAACTTAAATACACAAAATCCGAGTTGATCCATCCACTGTTTTAGGCTCACACCAACTTCTCGTTTTAAGCAGAAGAACTCCATTGTTAAAACACACCGATAATGCATGCCACAAAACATATTTGTTATTACCTAATGTTCAATGTGTTTAAGTGTTAGCCTGCTGATGCATTTGTTTatatgtgatttatttgtgttttgcatTTTGCGCGCCCAAGTGCGTGCATTCCTGACGTGGCTTACGTTGTGACGCACCACATACtagcttaaaaataaaacttaaaaactatGTCCTTGTACTAAAATTGCCCATTTAGTTTCTTGGAATGCTTTCCAGGAtgtaaatactaaataaacaaaaaatgctaacgttataTTAAACCCAAATCTGAGACGATCAGATAGAGGGAAGCGCGAACATGGCCGGACgatttatatttattatctaAAATACTCTTTAAAACtcttgaatgtaaaaaaatacaacattaaacCAGTATTGTCTTACCTCTAAAATAAGAAAGCACTTTTATGTATTCCTCATAAGTGGTTAAAGACGTGTCCTGGTCTCGGATGCAGTATCAGACCAAGCATTTAAGCGGCAACACAATGGTTTAGTGGGTTCAGTGAAAAAGCGCCACTTGAAACCATTTGAAATTTGGCGACCAAAGCTTctagccaatcagagcgcaggaGAATACCTTTAAACGAGCGGCAGCCAATGAAAGCGCTGGGCGGACGTCTCAAGCGCTGTCATGACGTATATACCACCGAAACGTCATCGTCCATAAAGAGCGCCACCCAATGAAACGAGAGCTTCggggaaaaaaaactatttaaaaaaaaaacccttgatAAAGATTGATTTTAAAAGTGTTCGTGCctgagggttaaaaaaaaaaactgtgatttaaAATACCGGTAATATCGGGGAATCATGTGATATCCAGGTCTAAGAAATAGTGAAAAAGGTATTTATGTTCAGctctaaatattaacattttaggcACACGACGTTGCTCTTTATGAGTTAAAACGCTACATAATGATTTTCAAAATCTCAAACTGTTGAGAAAGTCAAACTAGCTGAAAACAAAACGAACAGCCCACCAAAAGCATTTCACACTAGTGTGTAAAAGTGAAAGCAAAGAGTGAAACCCTTCAGAGGGATACTGTAGGGAGCTGTGCTTACAATTCAGTCTCACACACTAAATCAAACTTTAATGCATGTCTTTATTGCCAGCAAACAACTACTGATTCTGATCCTCATCTTCAAGAATGTCAATAAGCAATTCCTGTTCAGAAAACTGTTGCAGGAAAAAAATTATCTGATATTAGACTTGTGCTGTAAAtcaataaaactaaaatcaatgTGAATTGATGTTCAAAACCCAATCCAACACATTTCCAGGTAAAACAGGATATTTAAATAGCCTACACTAAATGAAGGGTGGAAATTTACTGGATCACGAAGAGCAAGATTTTGCTAAAAgactaaagatttttattttatttactttcctgtgaatgattcatcagtgcatgttattcaaaaaataatgtgcactgatgaatcattaACAGGAAAGTTAATTCAGAAAGTAAACTTGGGTAAATATTGACTTCatactaaattaataataaataacagtgaATTAATTAACACAAGTATAGTTTTTGAGCCTGGtatctcctatatatatatatatatatatatatatatatatatatatatatatatatatatatatatatatatatatataggagataCCAGGCTCAAAAACTATACTATgctcaaaaactatatatatatataaaatatcaatacaATTATGCtaattaaattactattattaaatatgatattatgTTATAATTGTTTTTGAAATCTGTACATGTAggttaataataatttgtaacaatGTAtggatttttataataaataaataataataaataataacagtgtgtgtatataagtatatgtgcgcacacacacacaataataacaCACAACAGTATTACACATAgaattttagattttatattaattatatatattcgtTTCCAGTTCATGtacattaacttaatattttacttgataatttatcatatattatacttatattattaataacactatttattgtatgtaattttatatattacatatatgttAATAATTAATAGCTAATCAACATcctaaaaactttattattagtataaaatatttgttctatatataattttacttcATGCTAATTTACTTaatgatactaataataataataaatagaaataataaatatattaaaatagaaataaataatacattcataaaaaaaattatgatccTTAAAACGGCttaaattttcttaaaataataataataataataatttaaataaaaatgtgacgcGTATGCATGAAATTCAGCCATAAAATCTGTAAGTGTAAACATGTTATTGATTTTATTCCAGTTCTGTATGACAATAAAAAAGGGTAATTTATTAAATAAGGCTGTCTGAAATGTTAACGAGAGCATTTCACACCTCACCTTTGGTTTGAGTTCTTGAACGTCTGCGACAGTCTTCCTTCTCTGACTCTGCAAGCTCAAGTAATTCTGGGTCTTTGTCTGAAATGAGATACAGATGCAAATGAAACACAATCCTTCAAAGCTTTTCATTTCCAGCACACCTTTCCCACTTAACTACCTTTCAACGAGTCTCCAGCGTGTCCTCCAAGTCCATCTGTTTCTCCTCTAGGTCTATGATCTTCTGGACCGAAGGCCCAAGCACACAGAGGTAAGTTCTTTTCATTTTCACCTCCTCATCCTCCAGCGTTGAAGGACTGCAAGCATGTGTTACTGCAGTTCCTTCTTCTTCAGATAGTCTTGTTGAAGATCTCCTCCACAGACAGTATTTTAGTGACCATCACAGTATGGGATTTATGAAAGGTTTGTTGAGCATGTGGAAATGTGCTGTAAACAGTCCTGTGAATAGCTGTACATCTGCATATTGACCCTCTTGTGATTGTCCTGAACAACCAAACCACAGCCATCGCCACTCTAGTGCTGTATTTAAAGTGAGCACTTGAAGGCAAATAAAGGCATTTACCATATAAACAGGCTTCCAACCAACTTTATTGCTTCCTACAGTTGACATATGAACCacaacattcattttaaattaaattaaattaaattaaatatgtatttatttcagaaacataccaatggagttttttttatcaaatataaaatactttaatgattattatttttgtaatttacagTATGGTAACGTAAACGCTTTTGATATAAACAATAGATTTTAAAGAATAGGGTATTTTCTGTGTTATTTTAAGGTTaacatcatacattttattttatttattatatttttatgtacatttttaggtatattatataataacaatttattaatataacattttaaaatctgaaaGTCAATCATATTTGTAAAATAACCTCATTAAAAAGTATTTGTTTATAATGTAGGAATACTAGAATAAATTCCAAAAGGTGTAAAATCAAGACAAAATGCACAACCAAAAGATAGTAAAACCTGAAACCTGTAGATGGTAATATTGtcaaacatatttattaaaagttaGAAAAtctatttctattatttttaagtgaatgcatattatataaacaatatactgatcgattttttttttaaaccaaggaCATCTTCTGTTTATAATAagatttcataataaaaaaatgtattagaatAAATTCCcatttaaaacaaagcaaaaatgcaCATTATCCAGAGACACTATCACAGGAAACCAATAGATGGCAGTATTGCTAAAGTATAGAATGTGTACAAAAGTTTACACAGGAAGATAAAtcagttaaatgttttattttcgaGGTCAAAGAACAGGAAtatgcacaatgacaaacagaaTGGCAAAAGTGTTTCTATCATGGACGTCTTTATAGTTTTCTCATGAGTGATTTGTTACACAATtacattgttttctgtttttttcaaTGTTAAGGCATATGCATAATAATCCAGACACTGCAGATTTCCATCAGAGAGCACTAGGCCAGAATAAACATCTCCAACTTAACAAAgactactttatttatttacttatgaaAACATGTAAACAAACTAATGTTGATTTGTCCTCATAACTCATACACTTGAGACTTAAACACAGATTACAGACTCGCTCTTCAACAAATAGAGGTTTGCACATTCATCACACATCTGcattttattgcaaataaaaaaaaaactttttatatgttattaaaacacttttaacaAAAATGATATACTTTGTTCATTTTTGCAACCCAATAAATGGATCTAAAATGGTTAATCTATCAGTTGTTTGCATCTGAACTGATTTAAGGAGGAACATTTTGTTACAGATCTTATTCTTGCATTATTTAAAAGGTTTTGTGAACATGTTACAATCCAATACAGAGCCTGCAGGTGGTCTAATTCTTGCTAGGGGCCATTGGCTTTAGAGGAGATTTGACATTCTGTGGCTCTGGGACCCACGAGGGGGAGAAAGGTTTAATCTCCTGCAAAGTCAGGCTTATTATTTAAAGGAATTATGAATCTATATGGGTCATACATCATGGTTCAAAGATCAAAGGCTTGGGAGTGAACAATATCACAATATCACATCCAAATTTTGTTGGCACATTATACGACAAATACTGAAATTCCAGAGCTCAGTGTTATTGTTGTTGAGTTGAGGAGGAAGAAAACTCAATCTGTAAATGTAATTAAGAAACTGTCTTAACTACTCATACCCTTTTATGCCTCTGAACGAACAGACTCACAGGATACAGCAGCTGGAAACCCCTGCCAGAGAAGTTTGCCATATGTCAAGATGAAACTGAAAGACAATAAGTGCTTGTTCATTTATTACACAGATGCAGTCCAGTTGCCATTGTCTTTGGCTCTGATTACTTCAGTTTCATAATTCCTTTGTGTACATACACCCACCCACAAACATCTGAGAACAAGCCCTGAGAATATAAAGGATGTATTTAGATTTACCAGTGACCAGAAACACATTTTTGGTTTGGTTGAAAAAGTTTTAGAAAGCTCTagtttatacaaaatgtataaaaatgtgttattatgtTAGATAGGGCACCTAAAATGTTTACTATATGTTATTGTTGTTAAGGAATACATTTATGCATGATGGACAGGCTTATATGGTCAAGCCATATTTAGCGAATCAATTTCATGAGGTTATCTGAATGGAACAtttctacattattattattattattataattatttacatttgtacattatattgtgtgaactgcaaaaaaaaaggtgtttaaaaatgatttctcAATCACAGCACGGAAACACATATTTATgtacaatgaataaaaaaaaacatgtctgttttaataaatgtacatttcatacttaatatatatcttaatattttgttaatgtatattattttatatattgatgaatacattttatgaaaataataacaagaatgtATAAAACCTAATTTCAAACACTGGAAAACATAAcgtatattatttgtataatatgtttcaataattaatttaaatttaaatgtttccttttaaATTATGTTAATCATATATAATTGGCTGAAAGATACAAAGGTCAAACATATGAGCCAAAAACATATGACAATGAAAAAATTTGACTTTACTATTAAGTGTGATCCATTAAGTATCATACACAGGCTTAACGTCTTGTATCATATATCATTGAAAAGGTAGCTAGCAGCATAAAACCAGCATATTTGTTTCATGTATACAGTCCAAACAATACCAGTACATGTAAACGGCATACAGCTTTTGGTTCCCAATTTGGTTTGTCCCTTCAATAAACATTTGTAAACTCACCTATATTTATATAGAGCAACTGTTCTCGATTCAAACGAGCTCAAGCAAAACATATCACAACGCATAGTTCTTGAGAAAATGCACACAGAGTGACTTGCTGCATGCTGCTTTGCTAAAGATAAAGTATATCCGGGACCTGACGCCGGTACGTTCAACCAATAGGAATCTGAGTTATGATGCATGGGTTTAGCGGGCAGAGACGATGACCAATCACGGACTGTTTCATAGCGGGAGCGCGCTTGGATTGATCCCTTGGATTGACAGCTCTAGCATTTACTATTTGCCACGGaatttcactatatatatatatatatatatttacacatgcaGATACTTCGTATGTTCATGTTTTCGAGTGATTATTGTCCTGTATGCaggatttgtatttttatttgtttgttttcccaCAAAACTATTTTGATTGGCTTGACCATCCGTCATTCTGAAGTCCATTCAAAGCCTCTGCAATGACACACAGTTTGTTAGAGATTATGTAATATGTTACATTTGTCTCTTTAAGGGCCCCAAAAAAGTGTCACTTGTAGGCTAATGACGTGGCTCTGACGATTTTATCCCAAAAGGATAACGGTGTAAGTACGGGTCGCTTAACCAGCTGAAATCTACCGACTGAGAGCCATTGATTCAGAGGAATTTAAAACAACTTGACGCTGCGTAACGAGCACGAATTACATTCATTATGAATGAGTCCAGAGCTGTGACCGCGGTGAaagattcacagaaaacaatcCGCAAACTCTGACCAATGACATGCAGGACACGCAGGAGAACGCTTCGGGAAACGCCCAAAACCACTGGCCAAGTTTATGAATGTAAGTAAGTACATCTGCAACACTCGTTCGTCAATAATGAGAGCTGACAGAGTAATCCAGCGGAATGCAGCAGGCGTTCAGACTCACTGCGTCACATCACGGGAATGAAATGCTAGAGTACTGCGTGCGTGAGTGCACAGTGTGTACTGCCTAGCATTTTAGAGTTATATATTCCTTTGATTGAAAcgataaaaaaaatccataatttaaatattatttctttcTCGCTCTCTTCTGATTTCAACtatgtatttaatttacaatattatttataaacatcatgcatataaaatatgggtatactatatatatataatctagtTTATAgttattgaaaatataattatatttaaattaattatttttaaataattttattttatatatttttatatatcttaaaaataaatgtatgaacatatgcatataaaatattaattacatatttgattaattattaattcattttaatttattttaaattatgtttctaaataaatcattaaaaccacacatacacacacaaacacacacacacacaaacacacaaacacagacacacacacacacacacacacacacacatatatgtatatatatataattataatgtacagtgtattaataataaaaatataattatattaaaattattgaattatgtttaactattttaatttgtattattgcaTTCAATATTATGAATTAAATTATAGTACCATTTAATTTGTCATACTATTTATTCTATTTATAATATTAGAATTTATAGTTGCATTTCCAAATATtttcaaacaatattttttaaatacaaaatgacatatatgaatgaataaaaaacaatatgattctttattataaaaaaataattattaattcctttaatccatttgtttaattataaattataaatataaattatttcaatataaattcattataaattactaatactaatatttaattattcactTAATTATTAATGTATAAATTACATAAAGATTCACAATAAGTAACAGTAGTGTTCTGTCAACTTTTGAAGAAATTAACTGACCCAACAAGTACACTTGACAGCTGAGTTTTGAGAAATTTGTACGCAGCCCACATGCTATTTCAGATCAAACCTCCACAGGCGATCTTGTGAGGAAATCAAAAAGAAATCAAAACATATCatatcatggtaaaaaaaaaaaaaaaaatgtgtagcctgaatgcactgtaagtcacttcggataaaagcatctgcataaatgtaaatgtatatatcatGCAGATTCATCTTTAAAGTCCCATTAATATGTCGTTAAGTGCAGTCCAAGAAGCTCAAAATCAGCGTATTCAAATGCAAAGCAACGACACTGATATTAGCATAGCAAGGTTGACTGGTGCTAGAGAACGTGACCTTGGATGCCCCAGATGGGTGTCTTAAATGTGTGCTACTCCTAAACTGTGCACAATCTGTTCCCTCCTGTCAGTTCTGAACGTAGCCAACTTCTCACAGAC
This window of the Carassius gibelio isolate Cgi1373 ecotype wild population from Czech Republic chromosome B13, carGib1.2-hapl.c, whole genome shotgun sequence genome carries:
- the LOC127969800 gene encoding F-box only protein 5-like, giving the protein MKCPSYSDDSTVLCHMEKAETDLGEVKGHRVSPRKSPPAPNISTPVETRSKGPHNKENHQNKRHSLDVASDDEVILSSNVSGLNEDSGYLSLQNSRVDHGDVDGADSLERSEEKCMSSQSLVVEGHSVPCLPMLKFQEEVCKELAQSFKKSKSYDWTVVDKVAENYGLHNVIGGKMGRPFVDILYNLLRKDMRHILSRILGLLGDCDLVSCRKVSRTWRKIICEDRVALRRCREAERVLRDSGRSAGSLSRDVTLSRVVFSCMQTVASTPVHKAVKKPGGARNTSKSSRFQQFHEVAQSLKQDESLRPCILCGFAARYDAAMKKAVCSRSGCAFEFCTLCQSAFHSSAPCRNTLQSFSTSQKTLLAGSARSKRNVRRL